The Stieleria maiorica genome includes the window GGAAGTTGTAGTACTGTGTAACACCGACGATTTCGAATCCACGGTCGGCGAATTCCGCACGCCACTGGCGTAGATGGGGAAACGTCGCGATGCAGGGGCCACACCACATGGCCCAGAAGTCGAGCAGGACAACCTTTCCCCTCATGGACTCCGGATCGATTTCGATGACGTTGACCCAAGCGTCGACGTCCCAGTCGGGGGCGGGTTGGCCGACGAGCGACGCGACCGGCTTGGCGGTCGCCATTCGGTCGCGATAAATCTCGATGCGACGAAGCGTCGCCTGGACCGAGCGATTCGTCAGCGCAATGCGTGCCAACCTGGGCGACACGCTTTCGATCCGCTCCTTGGTCGCCTCGGGATCGTCTTGGCGCCACTGGCTGATCATCATCATCTGCGTCTCGGCGAAGTCATTTTGCAGCGCGAGCGAATCGGGGTATCTTTCAACGGCCGCGTTGACCGCTTGATCAAGTCGCTCGATGCATTCATCACGCCAAGGATCGTTGCCGCGTTCATCACCGGCCAGATTGCGGAGCACGCGTATGTAGGCCGTCATCGACACTTCGTTTGCGTCGTCCGATTCATTGATCTCGCTCAATCGTCCCACTTGTGCCTCGATCAATTCCGTCGCCGCGTCCGTCTGGCCTGATTCAACCATCAATTGTGCCTTCAAGACGGTCAGCTGTGCCAGCGGCATCAGCAGATCGAAATCCGAATCGGCCGGCGCATCCTTGAACGCGTTCAACGCATCATCGACGGCGGTTCGCAGGGCGTCATCGTTGCCGGATTTCTGGGCGACGTCCTGGATGCTTTGGATCGTCATCCAGCTGCCGAACAAGTTTCGGCTTTCGTCGGCATGTTTCAGATAGAAATCGAGCAGCTTGCGAAACTGTTCGGTCGCTTGCCGGTAGTCCGCCTGGTCGGCAAACCGCGAGGCCAGACTGTGTCGGAGCACGTGGTGATCTTCCGAATCCGGGTTCTCGGCGATCTTCGAATCAAGAAACGTCACCGCAGCCTGCAGATCCGAATCCATCCGCCCGCGAAGCTCCGCCTGCAGTTTTCGAAAAGCTTCCAAGCCGGCGTCCTGTGCCCGCAGCAACGTGTCGCTTGGCAGCGTCAGACAAACACAGACCACCGCGCCGACCAAAGCCGCTGAAACCAAGAAACGATTGCCGAAGCGAAACATGATCATCGACTCCAACCAGAGGGTCTGTAGTGCAAGACACCCATCGTATGCCCCCGGCAGTGCCGCTCGCAAGCTAGGTGCGGGGCGTCCGGTTGGCTTCGTGCTGGTGATCGGTCCAGTCGCTGCGGTGACGCGCGTCATGATGGATAGGACCAATGCGACCTATAAGTCCTATGTGTCCTACTGGTCCCATTGCACGATCGTTGCCTGATCCTCGAAGGGTAGGCAAAACAATGGGGGCAAAACAATTCCAGGTGGCCATCGTGTTGCCACCGCTTCGAACTTTACCGCTCGGTCGAAATCGATTCGGCGTAGGCCAGTTCACCTGTTCGGCCGTCGTAGTACTGGAAGACGACTTGGGGATGGGGGTAAGCGACCAGGCGTTTCCCGCCCAGCTTTTGCGGCATGTTGAACACGTTGTTGATTTGCACGACACAAAAGTACGGATACAAGCGTTCCAGTCGCGGCAGGTCGGGCAGGATGTAACTGCTCCAGCGGATGTCGCACTCGCGTGGTCCGAACTTGAACTTGCCCGTCGCCGGACGGTCGCTTTCGTCGTTGACCGGGACGTGGTTGACGCTGTTGTGCGGCCCGCAACAGAACTCCCAAACATTGTCGGTGACCTTGATCGCAAAACTGTTGTGCAAGTCGCCGGTCATCACGAACACGCGTTTGCCGATCTTTTCCCACTGGGCAATCAAAAACTCGCGTTCATCAAAGAACCCCGTCCAGGCTTCTTCTTTGTTTTCCGCGTCGGCTTCAAACCCGCCCGCGCCGCTGTGCGGGATCATGAACGGAACCGTCGAGATCACGAAGCGAAAGTCGGCGTCGCTTTCACGCATGCTGCGAAGCAGCCACTCGCGTTGCGGCCGTCCCAGCATCGAAACACCGGGCTTGTCCCGCTCCGTCACGTCATGCATCTGGCGATCACCGCGCGTGTCGATGAAATAAAACTCGCAATTGCCGATCCGCTTTTTCCCGTAACTGCGACGGCCGATCGAATAGCTGACGTTCGTGTCGTCGACCTTTGCCGGCATGTGCAACCGCAAGGTGTGCGGATCGATGACTTCGACGATATCGTAAACGTAGGAGTTCTTGTGGCCGGAATCGTCGTCGTATTCCATGTCGTTCACTCCGGCTTCGGGGGTGCCCCAGTGGACGTGCAAATTCCCCATTTCTGAAAGCGGCATCTTGGTGAAGTCGGCGTTCTGGTCGTACAGCAGATCACTGTCGCGACGCATCGTCGCTTTGCCGAAATGAATCGGGTGGTGATGTTCGGTCGGATTGGCCCAACCCAAGTAGTCGTACCAGGCTTGCGTTCCGATATCGCGAAACACCGTGCGGCGATGACGCTTGCCCGTTTCTGCAGAACCCCAGATGTCGTTGACCAATTCGTGGTCATCGAACGTGAAGTAGCTGGGCACATGGCGATGCCACTGTGACAACGATTCACCGCGATCGAGATACAGTTTGTAGTTTTCCCAGACGCCGACGATGGTCGGCGCGATCTGGGCGACTCGGGGCATCGCACTGGCACCCTGGACCAATTGCCAAGCCTGGGGCGGATATCGCCTCTGTTCCTCGTACAGCCAATCGCCGTTCATCACATGGAAGTGGACTTTGTCGGCCCAGTCGCGATTGAGGTGCTCGTACGTGGTCGCACGATGCCCGTTGCCGTGCAGCGGGTTCTGGTTGGCGCAGGACCCGATCTGAAACCGGAAATTGAACAGCCCGTCGGGGTTGTAGCTGTCGTTTCGCGACTGATCGGCGCTGGGCAGCGTGCGAAAACTGCCGGGCAGCCCGTGCGGGCGACCGTTGACCCAAACTTGATAGTGGTAGCGGGTGTCGCTTTTCAGTCCGACCAGATCCACCACTCCGGTATTGTCGTGACCGATCGTCGTCTCGCCGGACTCGCTGACCGAGTCCATCGCGTCCGCCGCGGTGCCATAGTGGACTTCGAACTGTCCGGGATCAGAGGTCCGCGCCCAGAGTCTCATCGACGTTGCCGAGGGCTGCCCGAGCATCGGACCATGCGTCAGTCGGATCGGATCACGCGCCGGAGAAATCGTGATCGACGCATCGGCCGGATCAGCCACGTGGTGCTTGGGCGACGGAGTGTCTTGCGCGTGGACGATCGATGCGAGCGCAAACAGAGAACAGACGAGCGTGGTTCGCATGGTGAACAGTCAAGGTGGCGAAAAGGGGAACACGATGGGAATTCAGACGCAGTCTATCCGATCGGGTGCCGGCACGTGCGGCGGTC containing:
- a CDS encoding TlpA family protein disulfide reductase; protein product: MTRVTAATGPITSTKPTGRPAPSLRAALPGAYDGCLALQTLWLESMIMFRFGNRFLVSAALVGAVVCVCLTLPSDTLLRAQDAGLEAFRKLQAELRGRMDSDLQAAVTFLDSKIAENPDSEDHHVLRHSLASRFADQADYRQATEQFRKLLDFYLKHADESRNLFGSWMTIQSIQDVAQKSGNDDALRTAVDDALNAFKDAPADSDFDLLMPLAQLTVLKAQLMVESGQTDAATELIEAQVGRLSEINESDDANEVSMTAYIRVLRNLAGDERGNDPWRDECIERLDQAVNAAVERYPDSLALQNDFAETQMMMISQWRQDDPEATKERIESVSPRLARIALTNRSVQATLRRIEIYRDRMATAKPVASLVGQPAPDWDVDAWVNVIEIDPESMRGKVVLLDFWAMWCGPCIATFPHLRQWRAEFADRGFEIVGVTQYYNFQWDEQAKRASHASEDVTPDEERRTIASFLEHHDLKHPVFVTPEGSEMSGDFGVRGIPHVVLIDRQGTVRLVKTGAGESTADEIHAKIDELLADGDS
- a CDS encoding alkaline phosphatase D family protein, encoding MRTTLVCSLFALASIVHAQDTPSPKHHVADPADASITISPARDPIRLTHGPMLGQPSATSMRLWARTSDPGQFEVHYGTAADAMDSVSESGETTIGHDNTGVVDLVGLKSDTRYHYQVWVNGRPHGLPGSFRTLPSADQSRNDSYNPDGLFNFRFQIGSCANQNPLHGNGHRATTYEHLNRDWADKVHFHVMNGDWLYEEQRRYPPQAWQLVQGASAMPRVAQIAPTIVGVWENYKLYLDRGESLSQWHRHVPSYFTFDDHELVNDIWGSAETGKRHRRTVFRDIGTQAWYDYLGWANPTEHHHPIHFGKATMRRDSDLLYDQNADFTKMPLSEMGNLHVHWGTPEAGVNDMEYDDDSGHKNSYVYDIVEVIDPHTLRLHMPAKVDDTNVSYSIGRRSYGKKRIGNCEFYFIDTRGDRQMHDVTERDKPGVSMLGRPQREWLLRSMRESDADFRFVISTVPFMIPHSGAGGFEADAENKEEAWTGFFDEREFLIAQWEKIGKRVFVMTGDLHNSFAIKVTDNVWEFCCGPHNSVNHVPVNDESDRPATGKFKFGPRECDIRWSSYILPDLPRLERLYPYFCVVQINNVFNMPQKLGGKRLVAYPHPQVVFQYYDGRTGELAYAESISTER